In a genomic window of Methylobacter sp. YRD-M1:
- a CDS encoding non-ribosomal peptide synthetase, translating to MKIKALLQQLSEKDISLALENDELVILGKKQALAPSLLAELRDTKPALIEFIKLHGPITTNKPAVDSLDSSQLLNLEPAYIDHITAGVPGGAANVQDIYPLAPLQEGILFHHLMESQGDAYLLPSMMAFDARERLDRFIISLQAVIARHDILRTSIAWEGLPEPVQVVWREAKLAVEEVILDPEAGEAAEQLQELYDPRHYRLDVKVAPLINGFTAYDSKNKRWLLLLLTHHLAIDHTTMDILMEEILMHQLGQEKLLPAPLPFRNFVAQARLGMKPEEHETFFREMLADVDEPTAPFGLLDVLSNGSRVQEARLPIATDLARRVREQSRSLGISAASLFHLAWATVLSRTSGRDDVVFGTVLFGRMQGGEGAGRVLGMFINTLPLRVQLGQGSVLEQVREVQIRLASLLRHEHAPLSLAQRCSAVQAPAPLFSALLNYRHSHTDATVDSTPAWQGIEALLSGEERTNYPIVLSVDDLGEGFALTAQTLPPAEPERLCAMMHTVVENLITALESAPNTALRQIGVLPDVERRQVLYGWNTTAAGYPRDCCVHELFEAQVIQSPEADAVVWHGGRLSYAELNARANRLAHYLRSLGVKPDDRVAICLERSIEQVISLLAVLKAGGAYVPLDPAYPEDRLAYMLEDSAPLALLTDSGIKARLAGRSSSAMLIDLASDAAQWTHQPSDNPDLAVVGLTPQHLAYVIYTSGSTGQPKGVMVPHAGVVNLVSWHNRQFKVRAGDRSTQLAGLAFDASAWETWPYLLAGACLHLVRSELLGQPEALWQQLADDRITLAFMPTPLAELMLASPRPEHLALRCLLTGGDQLHGHPPAGLPFELINNYGPTENSVVSTSCSVPAGGEGLPSIGKPIANTRIYLLDDSLEPVPVGVTGELYVGGAGLARGYLNRPELTAERFIQDPFSNDPQARLYKTGDLGRWREDGNIEFLGRNDFQVKIRGFRIELGEIEARLAEHPAVRETAVLAREDGPGGKRLVAYYTGDAGLSVDDLRAHLAEALPEYMVPVAFVHLDALPLTANGKLDRKALPRPEGDAYAVRGYEAPEGETEQTLAAIWAELLKVDQVGRHDNFFELGGHSLLAVTLIAKMRQAGLNTDVQALFAAPTLAGLAAQVDNGSPDDQLVIPANRIADGCVAITPELLPLVSLEQADIDRITAAVPGGATNVQDIYPLAPLQEGILFHHLMESEGDAYLLPALMAFDTRERLDGFLTALQAVIARHDILRTSIVWEGLPEPVQVVWREAKLMIENFVVNPKAGEAAEQLLDRYDPRHYRIDIKVAPLINGFTAYDPKEKRWLLLLLSHHLALDHTALEILFGEIQMLQLGQADLLPAPLPFRNFVAQARLGTSREEHEAFFRAMLADVDEPTAPFGLLDVQGDGSGLEEAKQDIDLDLARRLREQARSLGISAASLFHLAWASVVAHTSGRDDVVFGTVLFGRMQGGEGADRVLGMFINTLPLRVQLGQGSVLEQARDVQMRLINLLRHEHAPLTLAQRCSAVQAPAPLFSSLLNYRYSQIDASGDSANAWQGIEVILSSEERTNYPIGLDVDDLGEGFALTVQTLPPVAPGRLCAMMHMALENLVTALESAPDTAMSQIGVLPDAERRQVLYSWNDTAADYPQESCIQELLEAQAAQKPDAVALVFKGQCLTYGELNHRANQLAHHLCSLGVGPDILVAICVERSLEMVVGLLGILKAGAAYVPLDPTYPSERLAYMLADSSPKVLLTQERLKGSLPETESQVIALDSDWDRIAEQAATNLSPQALGLTSQHLAYVIYTSGSTGNPKGVMIAHRSLVNLCYALSATYDITDQDRALQFASLSFDMSVEEIFPYLVAGAGIVIRQTADIEVDNFYRVVIDNGVSVLNLPPQFYSVIRELEPAQQEQLFSQLRLISFGGEALPETTLQAVQGRGVRIFNGYGPTEYTVDTAVAELDVGQRLTIGKPIANTRLYVLGEQLELLPIGVAGELHIAGDGLALGYLNRPELTAEKFIDNPYAPGKLYKTGDLVRWLEDGTVEYLGRNDFQVKIRGFRIELGEIEARLAEHPAVRETAVLAREDGPGGKRLVAYYTGDAGLS from the coding sequence ATGAAAATTAAAGCGCTATTACAGCAGCTCAGCGAGAAAGACATTTCACTCGCCCTCGAAAATGACGAGTTAGTCATTCTTGGAAAAAAACAAGCATTAGCTCCTTCACTACTTGCCGAGTTACGCGATACTAAGCCCGCTTTAATTGAATTTATAAAGTTACATGGCCCCATTACTACCAACAAGCCTGCTGTTGATTCTCTGGATAGTTCTCAATTATTGAATTTGGAACCCGCCTATATTGACCACATCACGGCCGGCGTCCCGGGTGGAGCAGCCAACGTGCAGGACATCTATCCGTTGGCGCCGTTGCAGGAAGGGATCTTGTTCCACCATTTGATGGAATCTCAAGGGGATGCCTACCTGCTGCCTTCCATGATGGCGTTTGACGCCCGCGAACGTCTTGATAGGTTCATAATCTCCCTGCAGGCGGTGATAGCGCGCCACGATATCCTGCGGACTTCCATAGCCTGGGAGGGGCTGCCGGAACCGGTGCAGGTGGTCTGGCGCGAAGCGAAACTGGCGGTTGAAGAGGTTATCCTGGACCCCGAAGCCGGCGAGGCGGCCGAACAATTGCAGGAACTTTACGATCCGAGACATTATCGCCTCGACGTGAAAGTCGCGCCGTTGATTAACGGATTCACGGCCTATGATTCCAAGAACAAGCGTTGGCTGCTGCTGTTGTTGACTCACCATTTGGCGATCGATCACACCACGATGGACATCCTGATGGAAGAGATCCTGATGCACCAGCTGGGCCAGGAAAAACTATTGCCTGCACCGCTGCCGTTCCGCAACTTCGTCGCGCAGGCACGGCTGGGGATGAAGCCGGAAGAGCACGAAACTTTTTTCCGCGAGATGCTGGCAGATGTCGATGAGCCGACCGCGCCGTTCGGTCTGCTCGACGTATTGAGCAACGGTAGCCGGGTTCAGGAAGCCAGACTGCCCATCGCAACGGATCTGGCGCGACGCGTGCGGGAACAGTCCCGGAGTCTGGGCATCAGTGCCGCGAGCCTGTTTCACCTGGCCTGGGCCACGGTCTTGTCGCGGACTTCGGGGCGCGACGATGTAGTCTTCGGTACAGTCCTGTTCGGACGTATGCAGGGCGGCGAGGGCGCCGGCCGGGTGCTGGGCATGTTCATCAATACTCTGCCGCTGAGAGTGCAGCTGGGCCAGGGCAGTGTCCTGGAACAGGTCCGTGAAGTACAGATACGGCTGGCCAGCCTGTTACGCCATGAACATGCGCCGCTGAGCTTGGCGCAACGCTGCAGCGCCGTGCAGGCGCCGGCGCCGCTGTTCAGCGCACTGCTCAACTACCGACACAGTCATACCGATGCTACGGTCGACAGTACACCCGCCTGGCAGGGCATCGAAGCCCTATTATCGGGCGAAGAGCGCACCAACTACCCGATCGTGTTATCCGTGGATGACCTGGGCGAAGGGTTTGCTCTGACCGCGCAAACCCTGCCGCCGGCGGAGCCGGAACGGCTGTGCGCGATGATGCACACGGTGGTGGAAAACCTGATCACCGCCCTGGAAAGCGCACCGAACACTGCCCTGCGCCAGATCGGCGTCCTGCCGGATGTCGAGCGCCGTCAGGTGCTTTATGGCTGGAACACCACTGCGGCCGGCTATCCCCGGGACTGCTGCGTCCATGAATTGTTCGAGGCGCAGGTTATCCAGAGTCCCGAGGCTGATGCCGTGGTATGGCATGGCGGACGGCTGAGCTACGCTGAACTCAACGCCCGGGCCAACCGGCTGGCGCACTACCTGCGCAGCCTGGGCGTGAAGCCCGACGACAGGGTGGCGATATGCCTGGAGCGCAGCATCGAGCAGGTGATCAGCCTGCTCGCCGTGCTCAAGGCGGGCGGCGCTTATGTGCCGCTGGACCCGGCCTATCCCGAAGACCGGCTGGCCTATATGCTGGAAGACAGCGCCCCGCTGGCGCTATTGACCGATAGCGGCATTAAGGCCCGGCTGGCCGGTCGGTCAAGCAGCGCCATGTTGATCGACCTCGCCAGCGACGCGGCGCAATGGACTCATCAGCCTTCCGATAATCCGGACCTGGCCGTGGTCGGCTTGACCCCGCAGCATCTGGCCTACGTCATCTACACCTCCGGTTCCACCGGCCAGCCCAAGGGCGTCATGGTGCCGCACGCCGGCGTGGTGAACCTGGTTAGCTGGCACAACCGGCAGTTCAAGGTGAGGGCCGGCGATCGGTCCACGCAACTGGCGGGCCTCGCCTTCGACGCGAGCGCCTGGGAAACCTGGCCTTATCTATTGGCAGGCGCCTGCCTGCACCTGGTCCGGTCTGAACTCCTGGGCCAGCCGGAGGCGCTATGGCAACAGCTGGCCGATGACCGCATCACGCTGGCCTTCATGCCGACGCCGCTGGCGGAACTGATGCTGGCATCGCCCCGGCCCGAGCATCTGGCCCTGCGCTGCCTGCTGACGGGCGGCGACCAGCTGCACGGCCATCCGCCAGCCGGGCTGCCGTTCGAATTGATCAACAATTACGGCCCCACCGAGAACAGCGTGGTTTCGACCTCCTGCTCGGTGCCGGCAGGGGGAGAAGGACTGCCATCGATCGGCAAACCCATCGCCAATACTCGAATCTACTTGCTGGACGATAGCCTTGAGCCTGTTCCGGTCGGCGTGACGGGCGAGCTGTATGTGGGCGGAGCCGGGCTGGCGCGGGGCTATCTGAACCGGCCCGAGCTGACCGCCGAGCGCTTTATCCAGGATCCGTTCAGCAACGATCCTCAGGCCCGGCTGTACAAGACCGGCGACCTGGGCCGCTGGCGGGAAGACGGCAATATCGAATTTCTGGGCCGCAATGATTTCCAGGTCAAGATCCGCGGCTTCCGCATCGAGCTGGGCGAGATCGAGGCCCGGCTGGCCGAACACCCGGCGGTCCGGGAAACGGCCGTGCTGGCTCGCGAAGACGGCCCGGGCGGCAAACGCCTGGTGGCCTACTACACCGGCGACGCCGGGCTGAGCGTGGACGATCTGCGCGCGCATCTGGCCGAGGCACTGCCCGAGTACATGGTGCCCGTGGCCTTCGTGCATCTGGACGCGTTGCCGCTGACCGCCAACGGCAAACTGGACCGCAAGGCTCTGCCGAGGCCGGAAGGCGATGCCTACGCCGTGCGCGGCTATGAAGCGCCGGAGGGCGAGACCGAGCAAACCCTGGCGGCTATCTGGGCCGAACTGCTCAAGGTCGACCAAGTGGGCCGCCACGACAATTTCTTCGAACTGGGCGGGCATTCCCTGCTGGCGGTGACTTTGATCGCGAAGATGCGCCAAGCCGGGCTGAATACCGACGTCCAGGCCTTATTCGCTGCACCCACGCTGGCCGGACTGGCTGCGCAGGTCGATAACGGAAGCCCCGACGACCAGCTGGTCATACCAGCCAACCGCATTGCTGACGGCTGCGTGGCTATTACCCCTGAACTGCTGCCGCTGGTTAGTCTGGAGCAGGCCGACATTGACCGCATCACGGCCGCCGTGCCGGGCGGGGCGACCAACGTGCAGGACATCTATCCGTTGGCACCGCTGCAGGAAGGCATTCTGTTTCACCATCTGATGGAATCCGAAGGGGATGCCTATCTGCTGCCAGCCCTGATGGCGTTTGATACACGCGAACGTCTTGATGGCTTCTTGACTGCCCTGCAGGCGGTGATAGCACGCCATGATATTCTGCGGACTTCCATAGTCTGGGAAGGCCTGCCGGAACCGGTGCAGGTAGTCTGGCGCGAAGCGAAGTTAATGATCGAAAATTTCGTAGTTAACCCTAAAGCGGGCGAGGCGGCCGAACAATTGCTGGACCGTTACGACCCGAGGCATTATCGCATCGATATAAAAGTCGCACCGCTGATCAACGGATTCACCGCCTATGATCCCAAGGAAAAGCGTTGGCTGCTGTTGTTGTTGAGCCATCATTTGGCGCTCGATCACACCGCGCTGGAAATTCTGTTTGGTGAGATCCAAATGCTCCAGCTGGGCCAGGCAGACCTATTGCCTGCACCGCTGCCGTTTCGCAATTTCGTTGCGCAAGCACGGCTGGGGACCAGCCGGGAAGAGCACGAAGCCTTTTTCCGCGCGATGCTGGCGGATGTCGATGAGCCGACCGCGCCATTCGGCTTGCTCGACGTGCAGGGCGACGGTTCAGGGCTCGAAGAAGCGAAGCAAGATATCGACCTCGATCTGGCTCGACGCCTGCGGGAGCAAGCTCGGAGCCTGGGCATCAGCGCCGCCAGTCTGTTTCATCTAGCCTGGGCCTCTGTGGTAGCGCATACCTCAGGTCGCGATGACGTAGTCTTTGGCACAGTCCTGTTCGGGCGCATGCAGGGCGGCGAGGGCGCCGACCGGGTGCTGGGCATGTTCATCAATACCCTGCCGCTGAGAGTGCAGCTGGGCCAAGGCAGTGTCCTGGAACAGGCCCGTGACGTGCAGATGCGGCTGATCAACCTGCTGCGCCATGAACATGCGCCGCTGACCCTGGCACAACGCTGCAGCGCCGTGCAGGCGCCGGCGCCGTTGTTCAGCTCACTGCTCAACTACCGGTACAGCCAGATCGACGCATCGGGAGACAGCGCAAACGCATGGCAAGGCATCGAAGTCATTTTGTCGAGCGAAGAGCGCACCAATTACCCGATCGGATTAGACGTGGACGACTTGGGCGAAGGGTTTGCTCTGACAGTGCAAACCCTGCCACCGGTGGCACCGGGACGCTTGTGCGCGATGATGCACATGGCACTGGAAAACCTGGTCACCGCTCTGGAAAGCGCGCCGGACACCGCCATGAGTCAGATCGGCGTCCTGCCGGATGCCGAGCGCCGTCAGGTGCTTTACAGCTGGAATGACACAGCGGCCGACTATCCGCAAGAAAGTTGTATCCAGGAGTTGCTCGAAGCGCAAGCGGCGCAGAAGCCTGATGCGGTGGCGCTGGTGTTCAAAGGTCAGTGCCTGACTTACGGCGAACTGAACCACCGGGCCAACCAGTTGGCGCACCATTTATGCAGTTTAGGTGTAGGACCTGATATCTTGGTCGCGATCTGCGTCGAGCGCAGTCTGGAGATGGTAGTGGGCCTGCTGGGCATCCTGAAAGCGGGCGCAGCCTACGTACCGCTGGATCCGACCTACCCGAGCGAACGATTGGCCTACATGCTGGCCGATAGTTCACCCAAGGTGCTGCTGACGCAGGAGCGGCTCAAGGGCAGCTTGCCCGAGACCGAGTCCCAGGTAATCGCACTGGACAGCGACTGGGATCGGATTGCCGAACAGGCGGCTACGAATCTGAGCCCGCAGGCGCTGGGGCTGACGTCGCAACATCTGGCCTATGTAATCTATACGTCCGGCAGTACCGGCAATCCGAAAGGCGTGATGATCGCTCATCGGTCTTTAGTGAATCTCTGCTATGCGTTGAGTGCAACATATGACATCACCGATCAGGACAGGGCGTTACAGTTTGCCTCGCTGAGCTTCGATATGTCGGTGGAGGAAATCTTTCCCTATCTGGTCGCCGGCGCCGGCATCGTCATTCGCCAAACTGCCGATATTGAAGTGGATAATTTTTATCGGGTCGTCATCGACAACGGCGTATCGGTACTCAATCTCCCCCCCCAGTTCTACAGTGTGATCAGAGAGCTGGAACCGGCGCAGCAAGAGCAGCTGTTCAGCCAGCTGCGCCTGATCTCCTTTGGCGGCGAGGCCTTGCCGGAGACAACGCTGCAAGCGGTGCAGGGCCGTGGCGTCAGAATATTCAACGGCTATGGCCCGACTGAATACACCGTCGATACCGCAGTTGCCGAACTGGATGTCGGGCAACGCCTGACCATCGGCAAACCGATCGCCAACACGCGCTTGTATGTGCTGGGCGAACAGCTCGAGTTGCTGCCGATAGGCGTAGCGGGTGAACTGCATATCGCCGGTGACGGGCTGGCTTTGGGCTACCTGAATCGCCCCGAGCTGACTGCCGAAAAATTTATCGACAATCCATACGCTCCCGGTAAGCTGTACAAAACCGGCGATCTGGTCCGCTGGCTGGAAGACGGTACGGTTGAGTATCTGGGCCGCAATGACTTCCAGGTCAAGATCCGCGGCTTCCGCATCGAGCTGGGCGAGATCGAGGCCCGGCTGGCCGAACACCCGGCGGTCCGGGAAACGGCCGTGCTGGCTCGCGAAGACGGCCCGGGCGGCAAACGCCTGGTGGCCTACTACACCGGCGACGCCGGGCTGAGCTGA
- a CDS encoding AMP-binding protein, whose amino-acid sequence MDDLRAHLAETLPEYMVPAAFVHLEALPLTANGKLDRKALPAPEGDAYAACSYEAPEGETEQTLAAIWQDILGIERIGRHDNFFELGGHSLLAVTLIARMRQAGLHADVRTLFTTPTLVGLAALADNGNPDDNLVIPANGIPSDCTAITPEMLTLVELDQAQIDYIVETVPGGAPNVQDIYPLAPLQEGILFHHLLESEGDAYQEPIVMAFDTRERLDSFLTALQAVVDRHDILRTAVVWEGLPEPVQVVWREARLAVENFVVDPEAGEAAEQLLERYDPRHYRIDVKVAPLIDGFTAYDPKENRWLLLLLSHHLALDHTALDILLEEIQMHQLGQADLLPVPLPFRNFVAQARLGISREEHEAFFRGMLGDIDEPTAPFGLLDVMGDGSRVQDASQIVASDLARRVREQARTLGISAASLFHLAWATVVSRTSGRDDVVFGTVLFGRMQGGEGADRVLGLFINTLPLRVQLAQGSVLEQARDVQLRLAGLLRHEHAPLSLAQRCSAVQAPAPLFSSLLNYRYSHTDATVDSTPAWQGIEVLSGEERTNYPIVLSVDDLGEEFLLIAQTLPPVAPERLCAMMHTALENLLTALENAPDTAMRQIDVLPGTERQRVLYDWNATQADYPRDRCLHELFEAQARNTPDAPAVVHDGRTLSYDELNTRANRLAHHLRSLGVGPEAQVALCLERSPELVVGLLAVLKTGAAYVPLDPAYPEDRLAYMLEDSAPLALLTDSGIKARLTERSGGTALIDLVADAAQWAHQSDINIDPSSLGLTPAHLAYVIYTSGSTGQPKGVMVPHAGVMNLVCWHNRQFQVTAADRATQLAGLAFDASAWETWPYLLAGACLHLVRPECLGQPEVLWQQLADERITLAFMPTPLAELMLASPRPEHLALRCLLTGGDQLHGYPPAGLPFEVINNYGPTENSVVSTSCSVPAGEKDCHRSANPSPTPAFTCWTKASRPSRSA is encoded by the coding sequence GTGGACGATCTGCGCGCGCATCTGGCCGAGACACTGCCCGAGTATATGGTGCCTGCAGCCTTCGTCCACCTTGAAGCGCTGCCGCTGACCGCTAATGGCAAACTGGACCGCAAGGCCCTGCCGGCGCCCGAGGGCGATGCCTATGCCGCATGCAGCTATGAAGCGCCGGAGGGCGAGACCGAACAAACCCTGGCTGCCATCTGGCAGGACATCCTCGGGATCGAGCGCATCGGCCGTCACGATAATTTCTTCGAACTGGGCGGTCATTCCTTGCTGGCGGTGACCTTGATCGCGCGCATGCGCCAAGCCGGGCTGCATGCCGACGTGCGGACATTGTTCACCACACCTACGCTGGTTGGGCTGGCTGCGCTGGCCGATAACGGCAACCCCGACGACAATCTGGTCATTCCGGCTAACGGCATTCCGTCAGATTGCACGGCAATCACGCCTGAAATGTTGACTTTGGTTGAGCTTGACCAGGCCCAGATCGACTATATCGTCGAAACAGTGCCGGGCGGTGCCCCCAACGTGCAAGATATCTATCCGTTGGCGCCGCTGCAGGAAGGCATTCTGTTCCATCATCTGCTGGAATCCGAAGGGGATGCCTACCAGGAGCCGATCGTGATGGCGTTTGACACGCGCGAACGCCTCGACAGTTTCTTGACCGCCCTGCAGGCAGTGGTCGATCGCCACGATATCCTGCGTACTGCCGTGGTCTGGGAAGGCCTGCCGGAACCGGTGCAGGTAGTCTGGCGCGAAGCGAGGCTGGCGGTGGAAAATTTTGTAGTTGACCCTGAAGCCGGCGAGGCGGCCGAACAATTGCTAGAACGTTATGATCCGAGACATTATCGCATCGATGTGAAAGTCGCGCCGCTGATCGACGGATTCACGGCCTATGATCCCAAGGAAAACCGTTGGCTGTTGTTGCTGTTGAGTCACCATTTGGCGCTCGATCACACCGCACTGGACATCCTGCTGGAGGAGATCCAGATGCACCAGCTGGGCCAGGCAGACCTACTGCCTGTGCCGCTGCCGTTCCGCAATTTCGTTGCGCAGGCACGGCTGGGGATCAGCAGGGAAGAGCACGAAGCCTTTTTCCGCGGCATGCTCGGCGATATCGATGAGCCGACGGCGCCTTTCGGCCTGCTCGACGTAATGGGCGATGGCAGCCGGGTTCAGGATGCCAGCCAAATCGTTGCATCGGACCTGGCGCGACGCGTGCGGGAGCAGGCAAGGACATTGGGCATCAGCGCCGCTAGTCTGTTTCATCTGGCCTGGGCCACGGTGGTATCGCGTACCTCAGGCCGCGATGACGTCGTTTTCGGCACGGTGCTGTTCGGGCGCATGCAGGGCGGCGAGGGCGCCGACCGGGTGCTGGGGCTGTTCATCAATACCCTGCCGCTGCGCGTGCAGCTGGCTCAGGGCAGCGTCCTGGAGCAGGCCCGTGACGTGCAGCTGCGGCTAGCCGGTCTGTTGCGTCATGAACATGCGCCGCTGAGTCTGGCGCAACGCTGCAGCGCCGTGCAGGCGCCGGCGCCGTTGTTCAGCTCACTGCTCAACTATCGGTACAGTCATACCGATGCTACGGTCGACAGTACACCCGCCTGGCAGGGCATCGAAGTCCTATCGGGCGAAGAGCGCACCAACTACCCGATCGTGCTGTCCGTGGATGACCTGGGCGAAGAGTTTTTACTGATAGCGCAAACCCTGCCGCCGGTGGCGCCGGAAAGGCTGTGCGCGATGATGCACACGGCGCTGGAAAACCTGCTCACCGCTTTGGAGAACGCACCCGACACCGCCATGCGCCAGATCGACGTATTGCCCGGTACTGAGCGGCAGCGCGTACTGTACGATTGGAATGCCACCCAGGCCGATTATCCGCGGGACCGCTGCCTGCATGAACTGTTCGAGGCGCAAGCGCGGAACACACCGGATGCGCCGGCGGTCGTTCACGACGGCCGGACTTTAAGCTATGACGAACTGAACACGCGTGCCAACCGGCTCGCGCACCATTTGCGCAGCTTGGGAGTCGGGCCGGAAGCGCAGGTAGCATTGTGCCTGGAACGCTCGCCGGAGCTGGTCGTGGGGCTTCTGGCCGTGCTCAAGACAGGGGCGGCTTACGTGCCGCTGGACCCGGCCTACCCGGAAGACCGGCTGGCCTATATGCTTGAAGACAGCGCCCCGCTGGCGCTATTGACCGATAGCGGCATCAAGGCCCGACTGACGGAGCGTTCAGGCGGCACAGCGTTGATTGATCTCGTTGCGGATGCGGCACAATGGGCACACCAGTCTGACATCAATATCGATCCGTCCAGCCTGGGCCTGACCCCGGCGCACCTGGCCTATGTCATCTACACCTCCGGCTCCACCGGCCAGCCCAAGGGCGTCATGGTGCCGCACGCCGGCGTGATGAACCTGGTCTGCTGGCACAACCGGCAGTTCCAGGTGACCGCCGCCGACCGGGCCACGCAACTGGCGGGCCTGGCCTTCGATGCCAGCGCCTGGGAAACCTGGCCTTATCTATTGGCAGGCGCCTGCCTGCACCTGGTTCGGCCCGAATGCTTGGGGCAGCCGGAAGTGCTGTGGCAGCAGCTGGCCGACGAGCGCATCACGCTGGCCTTCATGCCGACGCCGCTGGCCGAACTGATGCTGGCATCGCCCCGGCCCGAGCATCTGGCCCTGCGCTGCCTGCTGACGGGCGGCGACCAGCTGCACGGCTATCCGCCGGCCGGGCTGCCGTTCGAAGTGATCAACAACTACGGCCCTACCGAGAACAGCGTGGTTTCGACCTCCTGCTCGGTGCCGGCAGGGGAGAAGGACTGCCATCGATCGGCAAACCCATCGCCAACACCCGCGTTTACCTGCTGGACGAAAGCCTCGCGCCCGTCCCGGTCGGCGTGA